One Nicotiana sylvestris chromosome 12, ASM39365v2, whole genome shotgun sequence genomic window carries:
- the LOC138883413 gene encoding uncharacterized protein yields the protein MHQVKLNIDGAFIGRFKQGGIGGIFRKSIGEWILGFSKKSYGPSPLYMELVALCYGLKLAKDYNLTNLQIETDSTSMPSIIETNNYPPYNTLISTCRYWLKMLGNPSILHNFHEGNKVAHELAQHGVNQTNVYYNQLYPDVLDYLRDVIKADKEGISTTRSNTTNVVVLNSLAMLGNALMPSFGCNNITTSTPMSAPNGRTRPCIMSLRSYFNSKEGSL from the exons ATGCACCAAGTAAAACTGAATATTGATGGAGCTTTTATAGGTAGGTTTAAACAAGGAGGAATAGGAGGTATATTTAGAAAATCCATTGGAGAATGGATTCTAGGATTTAGTAAGAAAAGTTATGGACCTTCCCCACTATACATGGAACTTGTGGCATTATGCTACGGATTAAAACTAGCAAAAGATTATAACTTGACCAACCTCCAAATAGAGACGGATTCAACCTCTATGCCATCAATAATCGAAACTAACAATTACCCACCATATAATACACTTATCTCCACTTGCAGGTACTGGCTGAAGATGTTGGGGAATCCATCAATCCTACACAACTTCCATGAAGGAAACAAGGTAGCACATGAACTAGCACAACATGGAGTCAACCAAACCAACGTCTACTATAATCAGTTATATCCAGATGTCCTAGACTACTTAAGGGATGTTATAAAAGCTGACAAGGAGGGTATTAGTACTACTAGGAGCAATACCACTAATGTTGTTGTCTTAAATAGTTTGGCTATGCTTGGAAACGCTTTAATGCCTTCTTTTGGTTGTAACAATATTACTACTAGCACACCAATGTCTGCTCCCAATGGGAGGACAAGGCCAT GTATTATGTCTTTGAGGAGTTACTTCAATTCCAAAGAAGGGAGTCTCTAA
- the LOC138883412 gene encoding uncharacterized protein, with product MALDVVITGTISVCGRDASILFDPGFMYSYVSYLFAHFLDIPRESLVTPVNVSTPMGDSLVVDRIYQSCVVTFCGYETRADLLLLDMINFEVILGMDWLSPYHAILYCHAKTVTLAMLEFSRLEWKGSSVSSSSRVISFLKA from the coding sequence ATGGCCTTAGATGTCGTGATCACAGGTACTATTTCTgtctgcggtagggatgcttcgatattgtttgatccagggtttatgtattcatatgtgtcatatctgtttgctcatttcctggatattcctcgtgagtctTTGGTTACTCCTGTCAATGTGTCCACTCCTATGGGCGATTCtttggttgtggatcggatctaccagTCTTGTGTGGTTACATTTTGTGGTTACGAGACTAGAGCGGACCTTCTGTTACTTGACATGATCAACTTTGAggtcatcttgggcatggattggttatctccatatcatgccATTCTttattgtcatgctaagactgttactttagcgatgcTAGAGTTTTcaagattggagtggaagggttcctctgTTAGttcatctagtcgggttatctcttttctgaaggcttgA